The Agrococcus sp. ProA11 genomic sequence ACGATCGCGACCATCATCACGAGCTGCACGCCGACGAGCATGAGGCCCGCCTGCGTCGCATCCATGTCGAGCGAGGTGTTGAGGTAGGTGGGCATGTAGGTCAGCACCAGGTAGAACGCGGTGTTGATGAGGATCGTGATGCCCATGATCTTCATGAGCTGCTTCGGCTGCTTCGTGATGAGATCGCGCAGCACCTGCCAGGCGCTCGTGCGCGTGTCCTGCTCCTGCGCCTCGGTGAAGGTCTCCGAGTCGTGCAGGTTCTTGCGCATCAGCAGCGCGACGATGCCCAGCGGCAGGGTCAGCAGGAACGGCAGGCGCCACCAGCCGGCCTCCATGCCGTCGCTGCCGACGATGAACTCGAGGGTCGTCACGAGGATCGCCGCCATCGAGAAGCCCAGCAGCGTGCCGAACTCGAGGAACGAGCCCCAGAAACCGCGACGGTCGTCGGGCGCGTGCTCCGCCATGTAGACGGCGGCGCCGGCGTACTCACCGCCGGCAGAGAAGCCCTGGATGATGCGCAGCGTGAACAGCAGCACCGGGGCGAGCCACCCCACCATGTCGAAGGTGGGCAGGATGCCGATGCTCGCGGTCGAGACCGAGATCAGCAGGATGGTGAACACCAGCACCTTCTGGCGACCGATGCGGTCGCCGAGCGGGCCGAGCACGGCGCCACCGATGGGGCGGATGAGGAACGAGACGGCGAAGCCGAACAGCGCCCAGAGCACCGAGTTCTCGGAGCCGCCGAAGATCTGGTTGGCCAGGTGCACCGTGAGGTAGCCGTAGATGCCGTAGTCGAACCACTCGATGGCGTTGCCCGCCATCGCGCCCATGACCGACTTCTTGACGGTCTGGCGCTGGAGTGGCGAGAGGTCGTTCTCGCGGGTGATGGTGGGAGGCTCGTGCGCGGGGTGCGCGCCTCCTGCTGCGTTCTGCTCGGTCATGGCCGTGTCCCTTCTGGTGCTGCCGTGGGGGTCGTGCTGTGTCGTGCTTCGGTCAGGTGGTGGATGCGAGCTGGTGCAAGTGCATGAGCATGCGAGTGTACGCGCGCGCCGCGGTCGCCAGGTGGGCGATGCGCACGCGCTCGTTCGGCTGGTGCGCCTGGCCGGTGATGTCGCCCGGCCCGAGGATGATCGTCGCGCAGCCGTGATGGCGAGCGATGAAGCCGCCCTCGCAGGCCGCAGTCCAGGCCTCGACCGGAGCGGTCTCGCCCTCGGCCTGCAGGGCGGCCACTGCGCTCGCCACCAGGGGGTCGTCCGGGTCGGTCTCGAACCCCGGCATCTCCATCAGCAGACTCGCTTCGGCAGTGCATCTCGCGTCGACGATGCCCTCCTGCCGCACGGCTTCGGCGATCCCGGCGGAGAGCTGCTCGAGCGCCTGCGCGCCTGTCTCGCCGGGCATCAGGCGGCGGTCGACCAGCAGCATGCAGCGATCGGGCACGATCGAGGTGCCGTGCCCGCCTTCGATGCGGCCGACGTTCCAGGTCGCCGAGCCGAGCAGCCCCGACGCACCGGCACGCAGCCGTGCGTGGTCGTCGGCGATCCAGGTGGCGATGCGCGCGGCGGTGGTGATGGCACTCGCGCCGTCCTCCGGGCGGCCAGCGTGCGCGGCACGGCCCGCCACCTCGATCTCGAGGTTGGCGGCGCCGCGGCAGGCGATCACCACGGCCATGTCGGTCGGCTCCGCGACGATGCACGCGAGGTAGTGCCCCGGCGGTTCGGCGACGTGCGCCTGGATGCCGGTCGCCAGATCCTCCTCGTCGACCGTCACGAGCATCTCGAGCGGCAGTTCGGGGCGCACGTGGTTGACGGCGGCCATCGCCTGGAGCGCCGCGGCGATGCCGCCCTTCATGTCGGTGGCGCCGCGACCGGTCAGCCAGCCGTCATCGACGCGGGGGCTGAAGGGCGCCGCCACCCATCCCTCACCTGCGGGCACCACGTCGCTGTGGCCGAGCAGCAGCACCGCTGGTCGCTCCGGCGTCGGGTCGGGGCCGAACCGGATCGACAGGTTGGGTCGCTCCGGCGCCACCAGGGTGCGCGCGGTGCGGCCGCCGAGGCGCGACGCGATCGTCTCCAGCACGCGCACGGTGAGCATCTCGGTGCCACCGGGGTTCTCGCTCGCCGCGAGGATCAGCGAGGAGGCGTCCGCGACGATCGTGGCGTCTTCGATCAGCGCGAGCGCGCGCGCGAGGTCGGGCTCGTCGTGGGTCGGTTCAGCCGTCATCCGCTCTCCTTCACCAGCAGCGCTCGCGGCGCCGACGTGAGCACTTCCGCACCGGCGTCGGTGACCGCGATCGATTCGCTGAGCTCGCAGCCGTACCCCGACATCCACATGCCGGCAATCACATGCAAGCACATGCCGGCCTCGATGACCGTCTGCTCGTCGCCGCGGATCGAGACGGTGCGCTCGCCCCAGTCGGGCGGGTAGCCGATGCCGATCGAGTATCCGAGCCGGGAGGGCTTCTCCAGCCCCTCGGCGGCGATGTGCGACTGCCAGATGCTGTGCACCTCGGCGACGGTGCGGCCGGGGCGGATGCCGTCGAGCACCAGCTGCAGGCCCTCGGCGGTGACGTCGGCGAGGTGCGCGAGGCGATCGCTCGGTGGACCGAGCACGAGGGTGCGGGCGAGGGGCGCGTGGTAGCGGCGATGCGCGCCGGCGAGCTCGATGGAGATGGCGTCGGAGGCGCCCAGCCGCCGCGCGCTGAAGGTCATGTGCGGAGTGTCAGCCGACTCGCCCGTCGGAAGCATCGGCACGATCGCCGGGTAGTCGCCCTCGATGCCGTCGACGCCGGTGGTCTGGGCGAACTGGATGGCGGCTGCGATGTCGTTCAGGCGCGCCCCAGCGGCGACCGCGTCGATGCCCGCCTGCATCGCGGCGGATGCGACGCGGCCGGCCTTCCGCATGAGCTCGAGCTCGAAGGGGCTCTTGACGAGTCGCACCCAGTTGACCAGGTCGTGCGCGTCGACGAGCTGCCACTGCGGAAGGCCGCGCTGCAGCGCCAGGAACGACCGCACCGAGAAGAAGTGCGCCTCGCCCTCGTAGCCGATCCGCCCGCGCCCGCCGAAGCCGCGAGCGCGCAGCTGCTCCGCGGCCCAGTCGAACGGGTGCACGTTGCGCTGGTGCACGAGCGATTCCGGGTAGCCGAGGATGTGCTCGCGGGGTGTGGAGACCGCGCTGCGGTGGGCGCCGCCGGCATCCATCTCGCGCATGATGAGCAGCGGATCGCCCGACAGCGGCACGAACAGCAGCTGCGGCATGTAGAACGACCAGGCGTCGTAGCCGGTCAGGTAGTGCAGGTTGGCCGGATCGACGATCACGAGCCCGTCCAGGCCGCTGCGGGCCATGCGAGCGCGGGTGCGCTCGAGCCGATCCGCATACTCCGCCGGACTGCACTCCACGGGGCCTCCTCGATTGCGTGTGGTCACCCTACGACAGGGCTGGGCTCGTCAGCGCGCGCCGGGCGGTCACTCCCGCAAGGGCACGAAGGCGTAGGTGCCGCTGTCGGTGCGCGTCCGCGCGCGGCCTCCACGCACATCGACCACCTGCATGGCGCCCGCGACCGGCGCGACCATCCGGCCGCCGTCCGCGAGCTGCGCCACGAGCGCCTCCGGCGTGCGACCCAGGTCGGCGGAGACCAGGATGCGATCCCACGGGCCCTCGGCGGGCAGGCCGAGCACACCCTCGATCGCCTGCCGGATGCGCGGTGCGGTCGACGCCGATGCGATGCGGCCCGTCGCTGCGGCATGCGCGGCCAGGTTGGCGTTCCCCTGCTCCACGAGCTCTGGCACGAGCTCGACGCCGACGACCTCGGCTCCGAACTCGGCCAGGATGGCGGTCGTCCAGCCCGAGCCTGCACCGACGTCGAGCACCCGGTGACCGGCGCGCGCATCCAGCAGCTCGAGCATGCGCGCGACGGTCGACGGCTGTGAGTTCGTGGCATCCCAGCCGATCCGGACGGGGCTGTCGATACCAGCGAGGTGGCGGGCGGCCTCGGGAAGGAAGGTCGAGCGGTCGGCGGCTCGCATCGCCGCGCGCACCCGATCCGCCGCGTCCCGGCTGACAGGCAACCTGCTCATGCCTGGACGCTACGCCAAGACTCGGCGCCCGTCACGGCTCGGATCCGCGGCCGACGGGGGCAGAGAAGAAGCGATGCGGACTGGCTCATTGGCGCTTGCGCAAATGCAAGAACTGGTGAAGGCGCCTGGTCGGTCCGCATCGCTTGCTTGACCGTGACTGTACGCCGGAGACGACACATCCGCAATGGTCAGCGGGCGCGATGTGCAGAGCGGCGTCAGCGGCCCGCGAGCTGCGGCTTGCGGATGCCCGGGTGGGATCGCGGGATGGCCGCGAAGAGCACCCAGCCGGAGGCGGCGAGGCAGGCGATGATCAGCGGGTAGGTCAGCGCGGCGCGCATGATCGCGAGCCAGGTCGTCTCGTCGAGCCACCACAGCACCGAGAACACCGCGACCCGGATCACGTATTGCAGCACCCAGATCCATGACGCGCGCCGGTACGCCCGCAGCAGCACCGGATCCTTGCGCCATCGGGCCCCCGTGCCGATCAGGCCACCGACGATGACGCCCAGGAACGGCCAGCCGATCACGATCGAGACCACCCACGCGAGTGCGCTCGCGGCGTTCGAGAGCAACTGGATGAGGAAGAAGTTGCGGGCTTCGCCGGTGTAGTACGCGATCATCGCGGCGATCACGGTCGCCAGCATCCCGATGAAGACGGCTCTCGGCTTGCGGCGCTCGATGATCGAGGAAATGAGCACCGCGGCGCTCGCGATGACCGAGGCGATGACTGCGGTGAGCAGTTCGCCGCCCGAAGCGAGCCACGCCAGCAGGAACGCGAGCGGTGGCACGCTGCCCTCGACCGCAGCTCTACCGCCGCCGAGCAGGCGCGCGAGCGACTCCTCGCGAGTGGGGTCGCCGTCGGCGTCATAGCGCCCGCCGTCGAACGCGGCCGGCGCGAGCTCGGCGGCGTGCTGATCGCGAAGCGCGTCCTCGCTCGCGGGATCGAGTCCGGAGGGCTGGGCCACAGAAGTATTCCCGTCAGTTGCTCTGCCAGTCGCGCGGACCGCGCGAGCCGGCTTGATACTCATGCATCGGCACGTCGTCGCGCTGCCAGGCCGCGAGCACCGGCTCGACGATGCGCCAGCACTCCTCGGCGGCATCCCCGCGCACCGCCAGCCGCGGGTCGCTGTCCAGGATCGAGGCGAGCACCTCGCCGTAGGGGAGCAGCTGGCCACCGCCGAGCTCGCCCCGCAGCACGGTCTGCTCGAGCGTGAAGGGGTCGCCCTTGCCATTCGTGGTGATGTGCAGCTCGAAGCCGTCGGGCTTGAAGTCGATCACCAGCTTGTCAGGGGTGTCGCGGCCGGCGAAGCCCTCGGGCACGAGCGCCGGCGCCTTCCAGTGGATGATCGCGCGCTTGCGGATGCCGGCGAGCGACTTCCCGGAGCGCAGGATGAAGGGCACGCCCGCCCAGCGCGCGGTGGCGATGTCGACCTGCACCTCGGCGAGGGTCTCGGTGCGCAGCTCAGGCTCCACCCCATCCTCGGAGGTGTAGTCGGGCACGGCGCGGCCTTCCACGCTGCCGGCGGTGTAGCGCGCGCGGCGTGAGTCCTTGACGGGATCGACGATGCTTGCCGCGCGCAGCACCTGGCTGATCGCATCGCGCAGATCGCGCGCCGAGACGCTCGCGATCGGCTCGATGGCGATGAGCGCCATGATCTGCAGCAGGTGCGACTGGATCATGTCGCGCAGGGCGCCGTTGCGGTCGTAGTAGCCCGCGCGGCCCTCGAGCGTGACGGTCTCGTCATAGAGGATCTCGATCTTGGCGATGCTGTCCCGATCCCAGACCGGCTCCAGCAGTCGGTTGGTGAAGCGCAGGCCGAGCAGGTTGAGCACCGTGTGCAGTCCGAGGAAGTGGTCGATGCGGAAGACGCGCTCCTCCGGCACGATCCGCGTCACGAGCTCGTTCAGCCGCACCGCGGCCTCATGGCTGTCGCCGAAGGGCTTCTCGATCGCGAGAATCGTGCCCTCTGGCACGCCCACTTGCTCGAGCGTGCCGCAGACCAGCTCGGTCACGTGCGGCGGCAGCGCGAAGTAGATCACGAGCCGGTCGCACTCGATCGATTCGACGAGCGCCGTGAGTGCTGCCGGGTCGGTCGCGTCCGCGGAGACGTAACGCGTCGATGCGAGCACCGCTTTCGCTGCAGAGCCCAGCACGCCGTCGAGCTGCAGCGCCGTGCGCACGCGATCGTGCCAATCGTCGTCGCTCAGCACGCGCAGGTCGGCGCCGACGACCGTGACGCGCCGGTCGGGCTCCGCGCGCAGCAGGGTGGCGATGCCCGGCAGCAGCAGTCGGCTGGTGAGGTCGCCGGATGCGCCGAGGATGAGCAGGGTGGTCGTGGGCGTCGAGGCCATGGCTCGATCCTTGCACTCGAAGCCTTGCGCGGTCGCGTGCCGGTGTCGGTCGCAGCCGACCGCGGTCACCAGATCGTGCCGCCGCCGATCGAGATGCCGCCGTAGGTGAGCAGCACGAACACGATCGCGAGCACGGCCGGCGCGATGCCGCGCCCCCCGGCATGGCGCGACTTGAACAGTGCGATGACGGCGAGGATCCCCGCCACGGCACCCAGGCCGCCGCCGAGGATGAGGCCGACGAAGAGCGGGATCGGCATGAGGATCAGGCCGAGGAGGCCGAGCCAGAATGCCCACCACGCCCAAGGGTTGGAGCGCTTGGTCTGCATGCCACCATCCTCTCGCATCTCGCCTTCGAGGTCGCCGGGAGCGCGGTCGCCGAATGACCCTTGACGCGAGCCGTAACAGTGTCATACTTAGTGCGCAGCGCCCTCACCCGTCGTGACCGGGTGGGGGCGCGGTAAAGACCGTGACGTGGGGGTCGTGCGAGGCTGGGGCCATGAAGAAGCGCGACCTCCACCTCACGGGTGATGCCACTGCCGATCGCCTGCTCTCCGACGACGACTTCGCGTTGCTCACCGGCATGCTGCTCGATCAGCAGGTGACCATGGAGAGCGCGTTCGCGGGACCGGCGAAGCTGCTCGCTCGACTCGGGCGCTTCGACGCCGCCGAGATCGCCCGCATGGACCCCGACTCCTTCCTCGCCGCGTTCAGCGAGAAGCCCGCCGTGCACCGCTTCCCCGGATCGATGGCGAAGCGCGTGCAGGCGCTCGCGAATGAGATCGTCGAGCATTGGGGCGGGGACGCGGGCGCGATCTGGCGGCAGGGCGATCCCGACGGGGCAGAGGTGCTGCGCAGACTCAAGGCGCTACCCGGCTTCGGCGAGCAGAAGGCCAAGATCTTCCTCGCGCTGCTCGGCAAGCGCGCCGGCTTCGACGGCGCAGGCTGGACCGAGGCATCCGATCCCTACGGCGAGCCGGGCGCGCGTCGGTCGGTGGCAGACATCGTCGATGCGGAGTCGCTCGCCGAGGTGCGTGCGGCGAAGCAGGCGGCCAAGGGCGCGGCGAAGCAGGCGAAGGACGCGAAGGCCTGACTCGACCGCCGATCGCGCGTTCTTCCGCAGGTCGAGGAGGTGGTGGCCCGGAGAGCCGCCGCCGTCACGAGACCGGTATCCGACGGGGTATCTCGGAATCATCCGAGCGGGTGACGCGGCGCTCGCGGCGGCTGCCTAGGGTGAGCGCATGACGTCGCTTGCAGCCCGCACATTCGCGTCGCTCACGCCGCAGGCTGTGCCGAGCGATCCGGTCGCGCTCGAGCGGCTGCGGCGAGAGCGGCTGCGCAGCAGCATCGGCTGGCTCACGGGCGGCGTGGCCGCGGCACACCTCGCGGGGCTGCTCACGCTGTGGGCTGCGCAGCCAGTCGGCGGATGGATGTGGTTCGGTCTCACGGCGCTTCTCGCGGCCGCCATGCTCGCCGCCGGATTCGCGCAGCTGGTGCTGCTGATGCGTGCGGAGCAGCGAGGGATTCCCGCGGCGGTGACGATCGGGGCGGTGGCGACGCTCGGCGTCTTGACCGCGCCGCTGGCGGGATTCCTGCTGTTCGTAGCCGGAGTCTTCCAGCTCGTCGCTCCGGTCGCAGCGATGGCGTTCGGGATCGGTCTGCTCGCGTGCGATCCCAGCATGAGAGCGGGCGTTCGTCGCCCCTGGACCGGCGCTGCGAGCGGGTTCGTCGTGGTCATGCTCGCGATCGCGGCCGGGGTGCTCGACACGCTCGTGCTGCTGCCACTCGCCATGGCCCCTGGACGATCGCTGACGGAGATCTCGGCCGCGCTCACCTCGGCGGGAGAGGGCGGCGGTATGTGGGTGCCGCTCGCTTGGGCGACCCTGTGGTTGGCCGCAGCCGCGCTGTTGGCGCTCGGTCTGCTGCGCAACCGTCGCACCCAGCGCGGCGCACTGGGCGTGATGCTGGGTGCCGCGACGGCCGCGCTCTTCGCGCTGCCGATTGCGCAGTTCCCGATCGGGATGAGCATGGGCGACACGTTCGTCACGCAGGGCGGCGGCGCTTCGGCGCTCTTCCCCGCACTCATCTTCGTCGCCTCCCTGTGTGCGGCGCTGGCCAGCGCACTGCTGATCGGCTCAATGCGCCGCTGAGACTCCGATCGATCGCAGCAGCGCATCGACGGCAGACGCTGCGTGCGCGCGCTGCTGGGCGGGGGAGAGGATCGCGTCGTCGCCCAGCAGCATCGCCGCGTTCAGCGGCGCGCCCATGACGAGCCAGTTGAAGCGCTCTGCCGCGGCGCTCGTGTCGTGCTCGGGCAGCGACCCGGCCTCGACCCACGCCGCGAGGCGCCGCTCGACGCCTGCCATGGCCCTCGCCGGGCCGTGCTCGAACAGCGCCCTGCCGAGCTCGGGGAACCGGTTCGCCTCACCGATCACCAGCCGTCGCAGCCGCAGGATCCTCGGCGTCAGCACCGCGTCGAGCATCTCGATCGCCAGCGCCGTCAGGTTCTCGGCCGGTGGCCCGGATGCATCCGCCGCCTCGTGACCGAGGGGGTCGCCCGTGGAGACGGTCATCGAGGAGACGAGCTCGACGAAGAGCGCCTCCTTGCTGCCGAAGTGCTTGTAGACCGTCTGCTTCGAGGAGCCGGCGAGCCGCGCCACCTCGTCCATGCTCGCCCCGACGAAGCCGTCGCGCAGGAAGACCACCTCGGCGGCACTGAGGATGGCGGCGCGGATGCGCTCGGTGCGGCCGGCCCCGCGGGTGGGCCCCGGGTTGGACTCGGTCCCCGACGCGATCGTTGACATAAGTGAACTGTACCGTCTAGTTTGACCACGGACGACCCGAATCGATCGGGTCTTGAGAGGGTCACCGATGACGACAGAGACTGCGATCGCAATCGATGCCACGATCGTGCGCCATGAGCACGACGGCGGGTGGACGTATGTGCCGCTGCCCGGGTCGAAGGACGTGTTCGGCACGGGCAAGGCCATACGGGTTGCGGGCACCGTCGACGACGTCCCCATCGAGGCGACGCTGCTGCCGATGGGCGGCGGCACCCACATGCTGCCGCTGAAGCAGACGATCGTGCGAGCGCTCGGCAAGGGCGGCGGGGAGCGGGTCGCGGTGCGACTTGCGCCGCGCGAGGAGCGCACACGATGACGGAGTACGCGGAGACCAGCGCGGGCGACCGCATCGGATTCGATCGCTATGGCGAGGGTCCGGGCGTCGTCTTCATCGCGGGGGCGGGGCCGTTCCGCGCGATGGACACGACGACCACGGAGACCGCGAAGCTGGCTGCGCGGGAGGGCGTGCAGACGCTCGTCTACGACCGGCTCGGCCGTGGGGACAGCCAGGCGGAGGGCGATCTGACGCTGGATCGCGAGATCGCGGCGATCGCTGCGGCGATCGACGAGGTGGGCGGCAGTGCCGTGCTCGTGGGCCACTCATCCGGATGCTCGATCGCGCTGGCAGCGGCGGATGCCGGATTGCCGGTGACCGCGCTCGCACTCTGGGAGGCACCGATCGGGCAGTTCTCCGGCGGTGCTGCGCAGTTCGAGGCCGACTTCCTCGCGCACCTCGACGCCGGCGACCTCGAAGCGGCGCAGAAGGAGTACATGCGCGACATGCCGCCGGAGTTCTTGGAGGGCGCGATGCAGGATCCTGCATGGCCGCAGATCGCGATGGGCAGCCGCACCTATCGCGCCGACGCCCGCTCGCTCGCATGGGCCGAGGAGGTGCCGGCTGCGGAGCGCTACGCCCGCATCACGGTGCCGGTGCTCGCGATGGTGGGCGAGGAGACGTTCCCCGGCATGACGGAGACGGCGAATGCGCTCGCGGCGGCCATCCCGAGTGCGACCATGCGCGTGATGCCCGGTGCCATGCATGACTGGGAGCCGGGGCCGATGGCCGCGGCGATCGCGCGGCTGGCGGGGTCGGGCGCCTCGTAGAGCCCGACGGAGGTGGAGGAGGTGGCGGCCCGGAGGGTCGCGACCGTCTCGAGACCGGGTGCCGATGGGTGCGTTCCGGTCTCGTGACGCGCGCGCCTGCGGCGCGTGCTCCTCGACATTGAGGATGGGGGTGGTGGTTCCGGGTCCGTGGCCTGGCCTTCTCCTCGCCCGACTCTCTCGATGTCATTCGTAGGACTTGTCGGTCACGGATCTGGGGCCGCTGCCCTTGGTTCGG encodes the following:
- a CDS encoding MFS transporter — translated: MTEQNAAGGAHPAHEPPTITRENDLSPLQRQTVKKSVMGAMAGNAIEWFDYGIYGYLTVHLANQIFGGSENSVLWALFGFAVSFLIRPIGGAVLGPLGDRIGRQKVLVFTILLISVSTASIGILPTFDMVGWLAPVLLFTLRIIQGFSAGGEYAGAAVYMAEHAPDDRRGFWGSFLEFGTLLGFSMAAILVTTLEFIVGSDGMEAGWWRLPFLLTLPLGIVALLMRKNLHDSETFTEAQEQDTRTSAWQVLRDLITKQPKQLMKIMGITILINTAFYLVLTYMPTYLNTSLDMDATQAGLMLVGVQLVMMVAIVPLGALTDRIGRRPVLLTAAAGFVLFSIPAVLLLETGNVVLQVLGLAIFGLFLVMLLCNISATLPALFPTAVRYAGFALGYNVATSLLGGPAGLINESLIQSTGSTLIPGIYMTIAGIIGLAAILTFNETAGRSLRGDIVPGDDDVDRIAVGQDLVGKVNDPNKELVDGQLPAGGGGRTS
- a CDS encoding M20/M25/M40 family metallo-hydrolase encodes the protein MTAEPTHDEPDLARALALIEDATIVADASSLILAASENPGGTEMLTVRVLETIASRLGGRTARTLVAPERPNLSIRFGPDPTPERPAVLLLGHSDVVPAGEGWVAAPFSPRVDDGWLTGRGATDMKGGIAAALQAMAAVNHVRPELPLEMLVTVDEEDLATGIQAHVAEPPGHYLACIVAEPTDMAVVIACRGAANLEIEVAGRAAHAGRPEDGASAITTAARIATWIADDHARLRAGASGLLGSATWNVGRIEGGHGTSIVPDRCMLLVDRRLMPGETGAQALEQLSAGIAEAVRQEGIVDARCTAEASLLMEMPGFETDPDDPLVASAVAALQAEGETAPVEAWTAACEGGFIARHHGCATIILGPGDITGQAHQPNERVRIAHLATAARAYTRMLMHLHQLASTT
- a CDS encoding M24 family metallopeptidase, yielding MECSPAEYADRLERTRARMARSGLDGLVIVDPANLHYLTGYDAWSFYMPQLLFVPLSGDPLLIMREMDAGGAHRSAVSTPREHILGYPESLVHQRNVHPFDWAAEQLRARGFGGRGRIGYEGEAHFFSVRSFLALQRGLPQWQLVDAHDLVNWVRLVKSPFELELMRKAGRVASAAMQAGIDAVAAGARLNDIAAAIQFAQTTGVDGIEGDYPAIVPMLPTGESADTPHMTFSARRLGASDAISIELAGAHRRYHAPLARTLVLGPPSDRLAHLADVTAEGLQLVLDGIRPGRTVAEVHSIWQSHIAAEGLEKPSRLGYSIGIGYPPDWGERTVSIRGDEQTVIEAGMCLHVIAGMWMSGYGCELSESIAVTDAGAEVLTSAPRALLVKESG
- a CDS encoding protein-L-isoaspartate O-methyltransferase encodes the protein MSRLPVSRDAADRVRAAMRAADRSTFLPEAARHLAGIDSPVRIGWDATNSQPSTVARMLELLDARAGHRVLDVGAGSGWTTAILAEFGAEVVGVELVPELVEQGNANLAAHAAATGRIASASTAPRIRQAIEGVLGLPAEGPWDRILVSADLGRTPEALVAQLADGGRMVAPVAGAMQVVDVRGGRARTRTDSGTYAFVPLRE
- a CDS encoding DUF3159 domain-containing protein, giving the protein MAQPSGLDPASEDALRDQHAAELAPAAFDGGRYDADGDPTREESLARLLGGGRAAVEGSVPPLAFLLAWLASGGELLTAVIASVIASAAVLISSIIERRKPRAVFIGMLATVIAAMIAYYTGEARNFFLIQLLSNAASALAWVVSIVIGWPFLGVIVGGLIGTGARWRKDPVLLRAYRRASWIWVLQYVIRVAVFSVLWWLDETTWLAIMRAALTYPLIIACLAASGWVLFAAIPRSHPGIRKPQLAGR
- a CDS encoding glucose-6-phosphate dehydrogenase, yielding MASTPTTTLLILGASGDLTSRLLLPGIATLLRAEPDRRVTVVGADLRVLSDDDWHDRVRTALQLDGVLGSAAKAVLASTRYVSADATDPAALTALVESIECDRLVIYFALPPHVTELVCGTLEQVGVPEGTILAIEKPFGDSHEAAVRLNELVTRIVPEERVFRIDHFLGLHTVLNLLGLRFTNRLLEPVWDRDSIAKIEILYDETVTLEGRAGYYDRNGALRDMIQSHLLQIMALIAIEPIASVSARDLRDAISQVLRAASIVDPVKDSRRARYTAGSVEGRAVPDYTSEDGVEPELRTETLAEVQVDIATARWAGVPFILRSGKSLAGIRKRAIIHWKAPALVPEGFAGRDTPDKLVIDFKPDGFELHITTNGKGDPFTLEQTVLRGELGGGQLLPYGEVLASILDSDPRLAVRGDAAEECWRIVEPVLAAWQRDDVPMHEYQAGSRGPRDWQSN
- a CDS encoding HhH-GPD-type base excision DNA repair protein — translated: MKKRDLHLTGDATADRLLSDDDFALLTGMLLDQQVTMESAFAGPAKLLARLGRFDAAEIARMDPDSFLAAFSEKPAVHRFPGSMAKRVQALANEIVEHWGGDAGAIWRQGDPDGAEVLRRLKALPGFGEQKAKIFLALLGKRAGFDGAGWTEASDPYGEPGARRSVADIVDAESLAEVRAAKQAAKGAAKQAKDAKA
- a CDS encoding TetR/AcrR family transcriptional regulator, translating into MSTIASGTESNPGPTRGAGRTERIRAAILSAAEVVFLRDGFVGASMDEVARLAGSSKQTVYKHFGSKEALFVELVSSMTVSTGDPLGHEAADASGPPAENLTALAIEMLDAVLTPRILRLRRLVIGEANRFPELGRALFEHGPARAMAGVERRLAAWVEAGSLPEHDTSAAAERFNWLVMGAPLNAAMLLGDDAILSPAQQRAHAASAVDALLRSIGVSAAH
- a CDS encoding DUF1905 domain-containing protein; this encodes MTTETAIAIDATIVRHEHDGGWTYVPLPGSKDVFGTGKAIRVAGTVDDVPIEATLLPMGGGTHMLPLKQTIVRALGKGGGERVAVRLAPREERTR
- a CDS encoding alpha/beta hydrolase, with translation MTEYAETSAGDRIGFDRYGEGPGVVFIAGAGPFRAMDTTTTETAKLAAREGVQTLVYDRLGRGDSQAEGDLTLDREIAAIAAAIDEVGGSAVLVGHSSGCSIALAAADAGLPVTALALWEAPIGQFSGGAAQFEADFLAHLDAGDLEAAQKEYMRDMPPEFLEGAMQDPAWPQIAMGSRTYRADARSLAWAEEVPAAERYARITVPVLAMVGEETFPGMTETANALAAAIPSATMRVMPGAMHDWEPGPMAAAIARLAGSGAS